In the genome of Paenibacillus pabuli, one region contains:
- a CDS encoding alpha/beta-type small acid-soluble spore protein, whose amino-acid sequence MAQGSRSNNLVVPQANSALQQLKMEAAQELGVTIPQDGYYGNYTSRETGSLGGYITKRLVQIAEQSLAGSGK is encoded by the coding sequence ATGGCTCAAGGATCTCGTTCTAACAACTTGGTGGTACCTCAAGCAAACTCAGCGCTGCAACAATTGAAAATGGAAGCTGCACAAGAACTGGGTGTAACGATCCCACAAGACGGTTACTACGGTAACTACACTTCCCGTGAGACAGGATCTCTGGGCGGGTACATCACCAAACGTCTGGTGCAAATCGCTGAGCAGTCTCTGGCTGGGTCTGGCAAATAA
- a CDS encoding YycC family protein: MKPLQVSADTAVKLAKSLGVPLEHLMHMPQHILMQKIAELAKEEAAKPASTEGEQE; the protein is encoded by the coding sequence ATGAAACCTTTACAAGTCTCGGCTGACACAGCCGTCAAATTAGCAAAATCTCTGGGTGTTCCCCTTGAACACCTGATGCATATGCCGCAGCATATCCTGATGCAGAAAATCGCCGAATTGGCCAAAGAAGAAGCGGCTAAACCTGCCTCTACGGAAGGCGAGCAAGAATGA
- a CDS encoding DUF2225 domain-containing protein — MEIEPLYKVKVKCHYCEVEYDTSRVRPSLKRPYRTDSDFCAYYKRENPDFYVVRICPECGFASTENSTEQLNDKQRKAFREQIGNRWVKRDYSGARTLEQAMDSYKLGLLCAQVIQEKDRVVAGLLHHIAWLYRYMEDHTQENRFLEFSLEAYVKVFEREGTGGNEAKLLYLLGELNRRVGRFHEAVKWFGRVIHDKRITDAAMIRSSREQWALLREQMISGKLELPAEMIEADKETAKRSPI; from the coding sequence GTGGAAATAGAGCCTCTGTATAAGGTAAAAGTGAAGTGTCATTATTGTGAGGTGGAGTATGATACCTCACGCGTAAGACCAAGCTTGAAAAGGCCATACCGGACGGATTCCGACTTTTGTGCGTACTACAAACGGGAAAACCCCGATTTCTATGTTGTTCGAATTTGTCCAGAGTGTGGATTCGCTTCGACAGAGAATTCGACGGAACAATTAAACGATAAACAGCGAAAGGCTTTCAGAGAGCAAATTGGGAATCGTTGGGTGAAACGAGACTACAGCGGGGCGCGGACATTGGAACAGGCAATGGATTCATACAAGCTTGGTCTGCTATGTGCGCAGGTTATTCAGGAGAAAGACCGTGTCGTCGCTGGGCTGCTGCATCATATTGCCTGGCTGTATCGATACATGGAGGATCATACCCAGGAAAACCGTTTTCTTGAATTTAGCCTTGAAGCCTATGTCAAGGTTTTTGAACGGGAAGGTACCGGTGGGAATGAAGCCAAACTGCTGTATCTGCTCGGGGAGTTGAACCGCAGGGTAGGTCGATTCCATGAGGCTGTAAAATGGTTCGGCAGGGTTATTCATGACAAGCGCATTACCGATGCTGCCATGATTCGTTCTTCGCGCGAGCAGTGGGCATTGCTGCGGGAACAGATGATTTCGGGCAAGCTGGAGCTGCCAGCTGAGATGATTGAAGCAGACAAAGAGACTGCGAAACGCAGCCCCATCTGA
- a CDS encoding M3 family oligoendopeptidase, producing MKTPLQPVWDLESIFSGGSASESFAAYLIELEQDVRKLQALLKETPAPRSLEETNAFDPILELLQSCYIRISEGSAFVSCLSSQNQNDKKAVQLQGTISSLGAMLNSSKSQFDNTLSQTTDAVWEAWIAREDIQPLAFVLNESRTQAREKLSPELEGLALDLGVDGYHGWGKFYNTIVSKVNIPFEQNGETVMLSAGQAANKLSDSDRNVRETVFANWEQAWADVEDFCADTLNHLAGFRLKLYEKRGWDDVLKEPLAINRMSRQTLDTMWNVINGAKPALVRYLERKAKLLGVEKLSWSDVDAPVGKSGGKVTYDEAAINIVDQFAKFSPKLSKFAEMAFEKRWIEAEDRPGKRPGGFCTSLPLSKATRIFMTFSGTPSNVSTLAHELGHGYHQHIMEELPALNQRYAMNVAETASTFAELIVADALVQAATDEQERLALLEDKIQRSVAFFMNIHARFLFENRFYEQRKKGLVNADELSKLMVEAQQEAFCGALASDHPHFWASKLHFYLTGVPFYNFPYTFGYMFSAGIYARAQEEGTAFADKYDDLLRDTGRMTVEELAQKHLGTDLTQPDFWQNAADLVIADIDQFLEMTESAK from the coding sequence ATGAAAACACCATTACAACCCGTCTGGGATCTGGAGTCCATTTTTAGTGGAGGTTCTGCCTCCGAGTCGTTTGCTGCATATTTGATTGAGCTGGAGCAGGATGTACGCAAGCTGCAAGCCCTTTTGAAAGAAACACCTGCACCGAGATCGCTGGAAGAAACGAATGCGTTCGATCCGATTCTGGAATTGCTTCAGAGCTGTTATATCCGAATTTCGGAAGGGTCCGCATTCGTCTCCTGTCTCTCTTCACAAAACCAAAATGATAAAAAGGCAGTTCAGCTTCAGGGCACCATCAGTTCTCTTGGTGCGATGTTGAACAGCAGCAAGTCCCAATTCGATAATACGCTTAGCCAGACGACAGACGCTGTATGGGAAGCATGGATTGCCCGGGAAGATATTCAGCCTCTTGCCTTTGTGCTAAACGAGAGCCGCACGCAAGCTCGTGAGAAGCTGTCCCCTGAACTTGAAGGTCTTGCGCTGGATCTTGGCGTAGATGGATACCATGGGTGGGGCAAATTCTATAACACGATTGTAAGCAAGGTTAACATCCCATTTGAACAAAATGGTGAAACGGTGATGTTATCCGCAGGTCAGGCTGCGAATAAGCTAAGCGACAGTGACCGAAATGTACGCGAGACGGTATTCGCTAACTGGGAACAGGCTTGGGCTGATGTCGAAGACTTTTGTGCAGATACATTAAACCATCTCGCCGGTTTCCGTCTCAAATTGTATGAGAAACGTGGCTGGGATGACGTTCTCAAGGAACCATTGGCGATTAACCGGATGTCTCGTCAGACGCTTGATACGATGTGGAACGTAATTAACGGTGCCAAACCTGCGTTAGTTCGTTATTTGGAGCGCAAGGCTAAACTGCTCGGTGTAGAGAAACTTAGCTGGAGTGACGTTGATGCGCCAGTAGGCAAGTCAGGTGGAAAAGTCACATATGACGAGGCGGCTATCAACATTGTTGATCAATTCGCCAAGTTCAGTCCCAAACTTTCCAAATTTGCAGAGATGGCTTTTGAGAAACGCTGGATTGAAGCTGAGGACCGTCCTGGCAAGCGTCCAGGGGGATTCTGTACGTCGTTGCCACTCAGCAAAGCAACACGCATTTTCATGACCTTCTCTGGAACGCCGTCGAATGTGTCGACACTTGCCCATGAACTTGGTCATGGATACCATCAGCACATTATGGAAGAACTGCCGGCCTTGAATCAACGCTATGCCATGAATGTGGCGGAGACGGCGTCTACCTTTGCCGAGCTGATTGTAGCCGATGCATTGGTTCAGGCAGCAACGGATGAGCAAGAGAGGCTTGCTCTGCTTGAAGACAAGATACAACGAAGCGTTGCGTTCTTCATGAATATTCACGCTCGTTTCCTGTTCGAAAATCGGTTCTATGAGCAGCGCAAAAAAGGATTGGTGAATGCAGATGAGCTGTCCAAATTAATGGTGGAAGCACAGCAAGAGGCGTTCTGTGGTGCGCTTGCATCGGATCATCCGCATTTCTGGGCATCCAAGCTGCATTTCTATCTGACAGGTGTACCATTCTACAACTTCCCGTATACGTTCGGGTATATGTTCAGTGCAGGCATCTACGCCAGAGCGCAGGAGGAAGGCACGGCATTTGCCGATAAATATGATGATTTGTTGCGGGATACGGGCCGAATGACGGTGGAAGAACTGGCTCAGAAGCATCTGGGTACAGATCTCACACAACCTGATTTCTGGCAAAATGCAGCGGACTTGGTCATTGCCGATATTGATCAATTTCTGGAGATGACAGAATCCGCAAAATAG
- a CDS encoding NAD kinase, producing MRYYVQDRGDQLSIDLSQQFHALAKEEGFKLDAESPEIVISIGGDGTMLQAFHNFIDRIPDIAFVGVHTGHLGFYADWKKEELRELVRLMSGKGDPERLKPRIVEYPLLELEIRKKSGNTSYIALNEFTLKGVDGTVVAQVDINDVTFEMFRGDGICVSTPSGSTAYNKALGGAMVHPTIEAIQIAEIASINNRVYRTLGSPVILPKHHHCDIFSRKDQRLLLTIDHVNIMVEDLISVRCQVARHKVSFARFRPYPFWNRVRTAFLD from the coding sequence TTGAGATACTATGTTCAAGACCGCGGAGACCAGTTATCGATTGATCTCAGTCAGCAGTTTCATGCGCTGGCCAAAGAGGAAGGGTTTAAGCTGGATGCAGAATCGCCGGAGATTGTCATCTCCATCGGAGGCGATGGTACGATGCTGCAAGCATTTCACAATTTCATCGACCGCATCCCGGACATTGCTTTTGTTGGGGTTCATACAGGCCATCTCGGCTTCTATGCCGATTGGAAGAAGGAAGAATTACGAGAATTGGTTCGATTGATGAGCGGCAAAGGCGACCCGGAACGACTCAAACCCCGGATTGTGGAGTATCCGCTGCTGGAGCTCGAAATTCGTAAAAAGTCGGGCAATACGTCTTATATTGCACTGAACGAATTTACGTTAAAAGGCGTAGACGGTACGGTCGTTGCTCAGGTCGATATTAATGACGTGACGTTTGAGATGTTCCGGGGAGACGGTATCTGTGTATCCACACCTTCAGGGAGTACGGCATACAACAAGGCGCTTGGTGGCGCCATGGTACATCCCACAATCGAGGCAATTCAGATCGCCGAGATCGCTTCAATCAATAACCGCGTCTATCGGACGCTGGGTTCACCAGTTATTTTGCCCAAGCATCATCATTGTGATATATTCTCACGCAAGGATCAGCGGTTGCTGCTTACCATTGACCACGTAAACATTATGGTGGAAGACCTCATTTCGGTACGCTGCCAAGTGGCCCGTCACAAGGTCAGCTTTGCCCGTTTCCGGCCCTATCCGTTCTGGAACAGGGTTCGTACAGCGTTTTTGGACTAA
- a CDS encoding metal-dependent hydrolase: MDTSTHFVMGIGLAGLAYVDPVVATSPMLAAAVMVGTIVGSQAPDIDTALRLKSNSLYIRNHRGMSHSLPFLLLWVLLITGVIALIFPGVAIGHVAAWTAVAVGVHVFTDLFNTYGTQAARPFTERWIAWNIIHIFDPFLFTTHVLAILLWAFDLIAPAPLFVSLYILMGLYYVWRTIARAMAVRQVKQLDQNNSEAHYMVIPTISWHRWHVVKRYLDGSYEIGKMDHSVLSWNLHASSSTHAAVAASRKAPEVAAFLYFTSYAVAEVEELPAGFKVRWADVRYRHRKQYPFVAVVVMDRNFETVDTYVGWLSDEKMDKKLLSARS; this comes from the coding sequence ATGGATACTTCTACACATTTTGTCATGGGGATTGGTTTGGCCGGTCTGGCTTATGTCGATCCTGTTGTCGCGACGAGTCCCATGCTCGCAGCTGCGGTCATGGTTGGCACTATTGTAGGCTCGCAGGCTCCTGACATCGATACTGCGTTACGTCTCAAAAGCAACTCGCTCTACATCCGCAATCACCGGGGCATGTCACATTCACTGCCATTTCTCCTGTTATGGGTTCTGCTCATCACCGGTGTCATCGCACTGATCTTCCCTGGTGTAGCTATTGGACACGTTGCGGCCTGGACTGCTGTCGCCGTAGGCGTACACGTTTTTACCGATTTGTTCAATACCTATGGAACCCAGGCAGCACGACCTTTTACAGAACGTTGGATCGCCTGGAACATCATTCATATTTTTGATCCGTTTCTGTTTACCACACATGTGCTGGCCATTTTGTTATGGGCTTTCGATCTGATCGCCCCTGCACCACTCTTTGTTTCACTGTATATTTTGATGGGCTTGTATTATGTATGGCGGACAATAGCACGTGCTATGGCTGTTAGACAGGTGAAGCAACTCGATCAAAATAATTCTGAGGCTCATTACATGGTGATCCCAACGATATCCTGGCACCGATGGCATGTGGTGAAAAGATATCTAGACGGCAGCTATGAGATTGGCAAAATGGATCATTCAGTACTATCCTGGAATCTCCATGCCTCATCGTCCACTCACGCTGCCGTAGCCGCTTCACGCAAAGCTCCTGAAGTCGCTGCATTTCTGTACTTCACGTCCTATGCTGTCGCAGAGGTGGAAGAATTACCAGCGGGATTTAAGGTTCGCTGGGCAGATGTGCGTTATCGACACCGCAAACAGTATCCATTTGTCGCTGTAGTCGTTATGGATCGAAATTTCGAAACGGTCGATACGTATGTAGGCTGGTTAAGCGACGAGAAAATGGATAAAAAACTTTTATCTGCACGCTCTTGA
- a CDS encoding alpha/beta-type small acid-soluble spore protein — MYGGQNQGSGNRSNNLVVPQATAALQQLKIEAAQELGVTIPQDGYYGNYTSRETGSLGGYITKRLVQIAEQQLSGRS; from the coding sequence ATGTACGGAGGTCAAAACCAAGGAAGCGGAAACCGCTCCAACAATCTGGTTGTTCCCCAAGCAACGGCAGCATTGCAACAATTGAAAATTGAAGCTGCACAAGAGCTGGGTGTAACAATTCCCCAAGATGGTTACTACGGTAACTACACTTCCCGTGAGACAGGTTCTCTGGGTGGTTACATCACTAAACGTCTGGTGCAAATCGCTGAGCAGCAATTATCGGGTCGTTCGTAA
- a CDS encoding globin encodes MNPSLSIYDNLGGEAGVRALVEAFYPIVQQNEKLAPLFPEDIQPVIEKQYMFLSQFFGGPALFSEAFGHPMMRARHMHFEVTVERAEAWLACMDQALTQVGVEEPLHSFILQRLSGPAHHFVNTP; translated from the coding sequence ATGAATCCTAGTTTGAGCATCTATGACAATCTTGGCGGAGAGGCAGGCGTTCGCGCGCTGGTTGAAGCTTTTTATCCGATTGTTCAGCAGAATGAGAAGCTGGCACCTCTTTTTCCGGAGGATATTCAGCCCGTAATCGAAAAGCAATACATGTTTTTGTCTCAGTTCTTCGGTGGCCCTGCATTGTTTTCCGAGGCTTTTGGTCATCCGATGATGCGTGCCCGCCATATGCACTTTGAAGTGACGGTTGAACGGGCAGAAGCTTGGCTTGCCTGTATGGATCAGGCGTTGACACAAGTCGGTGTGGAGGAGCCGTTGCATTCTTTCATCCTGCAGCGATTGTCGGGGCCAGCACATCATTTTGTGAATACACCTTAG
- the trpS gene encoding tryptophan--tRNA ligase, which yields MKTVLSGIQPSGKLTLGNYIGAIKNFVKLQHDYQCHFMVVDLHAVTVAQEPAALREQSEAVAALFIAAGIDPTKSNVFLQSHVPQHAELGWLMTTLTSMGELERMTQFKDKSSGKDSVGAGLFVYPSLMAADILLYNADLVPVGEDQKQHLELTRDLAGRFNHRYGEYFTIPDPYIPQVGARVMSLDDASSKMSKSNPNAGSYIALLDPPDVIRKKISRATTDSGREVVYDPANKPEVSNLMSIYAECAGLTLNEVAERYEGKMYGPFKKELAEVVVSVIEPLQERYREIRESGELADILETSARRAEAVASQTLHAVKERMGFVPRRTL from the coding sequence ATGAAAACAGTACTTTCGGGAATTCAGCCGAGTGGCAAGCTCACGTTGGGTAACTACATCGGAGCAATTAAAAACTTTGTGAAATTGCAGCATGACTATCAATGTCACTTCATGGTGGTTGATCTTCACGCTGTAACAGTAGCCCAGGAGCCAGCAGCGTTGCGTGAGCAGTCTGAGGCGGTAGCAGCTCTGTTCATCGCAGCCGGAATCGATCCGACGAAATCCAATGTGTTTCTGCAATCCCATGTACCGCAGCACGCGGAATTGGGCTGGTTAATGACGACTCTGACATCGATGGGTGAACTCGAACGCATGACTCAGTTCAAGGACAAATCATCCGGTAAAGATTCCGTTGGTGCCGGACTGTTTGTCTATCCTTCATTAATGGCTGCTGATATTTTACTGTATAATGCTGATCTTGTGCCTGTAGGTGAGGACCAAAAGCAGCATCTGGAATTGACGCGCGATCTGGCGGGACGTTTTAACCATCGTTATGGTGAGTATTTCACGATTCCAGACCCTTATATTCCACAGGTGGGTGCTCGGGTAATGTCACTGGACGACGCATCTTCCAAAATGAGCAAAAGTAATCCCAATGCGGGCAGCTACATTGCCTTGCTTGATCCGCCCGATGTGATCCGCAAAAAAATCAGCCGTGCCACAACGGATTCCGGTCGTGAAGTTGTATATGATCCGGCAAACAAACCTGAAGTCAGCAACCTGATGAGTATCTATGCTGAATGCGCAGGCCTGACATTGAATGAAGTAGCAGAACGTTATGAAGGCAAAATGTATGGTCCGTTCAAAAAAGAACTGGCTGAAGTGGTGGTATCTGTTATTGAACCTTTACAGGAACGATATCGTGAGATTCGTGAGTCTGGCGAATTGGCCGACATTCTGGAGACTTCAGCTCGTCGCGCAGAAGCAGTAGCTTCCCAGACACTTCATGCGGTTAAAGAGCGCATGGGGTTTGTTCCTAGACGTACGTTGTAA
- a CDS encoding YutD family protein, whose product MMEETGLEEEKSSEQNQESVQEPVQDKPKEPVIVQIGGKNYEIVQNHKEGWNPEVFRDRYSEVLERYDYIIGDWGYSQLRLKGFYRDNHPKATKDSTISSMVDYINEYCNFGCAYFVLQKSKDQPQAKAKSGS is encoded by the coding sequence ATGATGGAGGAGACAGGTTTGGAAGAAGAAAAAAGTTCAGAACAGAATCAGGAATCGGTTCAGGAGCCTGTACAGGACAAACCCAAAGAACCGGTGATTGTCCAAATCGGCGGAAAAAATTATGAAATCGTGCAAAACCACAAAGAAGGCTGGAATCCTGAAGTTTTCCGTGATCGTTACAGCGAAGTGCTGGAGCGGTACGATTACATTATTGGGGACTGGGGTTACAGCCAGCTGCGGTTAAAGGGATTTTATCGGGACAATCATCCCAAAGCAACGAAGGATTCCACAATTTCCAGCATGGTGGATTATATCAATGAATATTGCAATTTTGGCTGTGCGTACTTTGTGCTTCAGAAGAGCAAAGACCAGCCTCAAGCCAAAGCAAAAAGCGGTTCCTGA
- a CDS encoding aldose 1-epimerase produces MKQVTKGQWNGYDTYILHSRELEITLLPRLGNNIISIRDLVQDRDVVRSPEEDELAFYLQKPYHFGVPLLVPPGRIHRGQFEYEGVHYQFDQNTANDNHIHGLHRSQSWCVSDIEEDEDGCAITTELLTENEEHWMAQFPIPLKLEMTFRLQNAVLSQRLRVTNLSSTPAPFGMGYHTWFLLDGKPAEWSLQLPVSGIYAQNEEQLPTGKIESLGEWSSLNQGMNMQGRNWDTILKASEDQPAAAHLRRQDGYTLKYSADEAYFKHWVLFTKGESDQFLCIEPYTWLPDAPNLNLTDEQTGLIRLEPEQPVDLHTRIEIIPPTE; encoded by the coding sequence ATGAAACAAGTGACCAAAGGCCAATGGAATGGTTACGACACGTATATCCTACATAGCCGTGAATTGGAGATCACCCTGCTGCCGCGTCTTGGAAATAATATTATCTCGATTCGCGATCTGGTGCAGGACCGTGATGTCGTTCGCAGTCCGGAAGAAGACGAACTCGCCTTTTATTTGCAGAAGCCGTATCACTTCGGCGTTCCGCTTCTTGTTCCGCCAGGCCGCATCCATCGAGGACAATTCGAATATGAGGGAGTTCATTACCAATTCGATCAGAATACGGCCAATGACAACCATATTCACGGCCTCCACCGCAGCCAGTCCTGGTGTGTCAGCGACATTGAAGAAGATGAGGATGGCTGTGCAATTACAACGGAATTATTAACTGAAAATGAAGAGCATTGGATGGCTCAATTTCCAATTCCCTTGAAGCTTGAGATGACGTTCAGATTACAAAACGCGGTGTTAAGCCAGCGTCTGCGTGTGACCAATCTGAGCTCCACTCCTGCTCCTTTTGGAATGGGATATCATACATGGTTTCTGCTTGATGGCAAACCTGCCGAATGGTCACTTCAACTCCCTGTTTCCGGAATTTATGCTCAGAATGAAGAACAACTGCCTACAGGTAAGATTGAATCTCTTGGAGAATGGTCCTCTTTGAACCAAGGCATGAACATGCAGGGACGAAACTGGGATACGATTTTGAAAGCTTCCGAAGATCAGCCAGCGGCAGCTCACTTACGCAGGCAGGATGGATATACGCTTAAATATTCAGCGGATGAAGCATATTTCAAACATTGGGTCCTTTTTACAAAGGGCGAATCCGATCAATTTCTATGCATTGAACCCTATACTTGGCTTCCTGATGCCCCTAATTTGAACTTAACAGACGAGCAAACGGGACTAATTCGTCTGGAACCTGAACAGCCCGTTGACCTTCACACACGTATTGAGATTATTCCGCCAACCGAATAG
- a CDS encoding O-methyltransferase → MVKIDQLSLARQLDLVFKELDHELSGLDSGVVFVQIRNNVIGKFGIRHNPITGRDGQMEVEDGGLNEIQRSSFRAMALETLKFKRNWTHGEIAYDFTVRQGMILVDATMESNYNMANLMIRYPRTNTYMDSGMESSS, encoded by the coding sequence ATGGTAAAAATTGACCAGCTTTCATTAGCACGACAGTTGGATCTGGTGTTCAAAGAGCTTGATCATGAATTATCAGGGTTAGATTCAGGTGTAGTTTTTGTGCAAATACGAAATAATGTAATTGGAAAGTTCGGAATTCGACATAATCCGATAACCGGACGTGACGGTCAAATGGAAGTGGAGGACGGTGGACTAAACGAAATCCAGCGCTCTTCTTTCCGCGCAATGGCACTGGAGACTTTGAAATTCAAGCGAAATTGGACTCATGGAGAAATTGCATATGATTTTACAGTAAGACAAGGCATGATTCTCGTTGATGCCACGATGGAGTCCAACTATAATATGGCGAATCTGATGATTCGTTATCCAAGAACCAATACATACATGGATTCAGGCATGGAGTCGTCTTCATAA
- the ylbJ gene encoding sporulation integral membrane protein YlbJ: MAASQRITHVLIPLALLILCVLMVLFPVETWHAGVRGLSIWWDVLFPSLFPFLVLSELLLGFGIVHFLGTLLNPLMRPLFRVPGSGGFVFAVSCASGYPTGAKLTAQLWEQKLVTREEGERLVAFTTSSDPIFMIGAVSVGFFHNVAIAPLLVTSHYGAAFLVGLLMRFHGGVSGKDKQSIHDSPSDSKEIHKNRLLRAIYAMHEARKADGRAFGELLRQSVSSSLRLIIIVGGLVVFFSVMMELLIQTGWLSGLYAITEQLLLYTGFPPALSHSLVGGLFEVTLGAKEAGGAGTSIPLVYKAAAAAFVLSWGGLSVHAQIMSVLSNTPMRYGPFLFARAVHALIAPILVLLLWIPMMNDSEWPVWFQTGASPELFSYTPDWGQILFTGIGVFGGVILLLLMLSLMSPFFLPQRMKK; this comes from the coding sequence ATGGCAGCTTCACAACGAATCACCCATGTCCTGATCCCATTAGCTCTCCTGATCCTGTGTGTATTGATGGTGCTGTTTCCTGTGGAAACCTGGCATGCAGGTGTACGTGGACTATCCATTTGGTGGGACGTGCTTTTTCCCTCCCTTTTTCCCTTTTTGGTGCTTTCCGAGCTGCTTCTCGGCTTCGGCATTGTTCATTTTTTGGGTACTCTCTTAAATCCATTGATGCGTCCGCTATTTCGCGTTCCCGGAAGCGGCGGATTTGTGTTTGCTGTCAGTTGTGCTTCTGGTTATCCCACTGGAGCCAAATTGACCGCACAGTTGTGGGAGCAAAAATTGGTTACTCGGGAAGAAGGTGAACGCCTTGTTGCCTTCACCACATCATCCGATCCCATTTTCATGATTGGAGCCGTATCGGTTGGTTTTTTTCATAATGTCGCTATTGCTCCCCTATTGGTCACATCGCATTACGGTGCTGCATTTCTTGTAGGTCTGCTCATGCGGTTTCATGGCGGTGTCTCCGGTAAGGATAAACAATCGATCCATGACTCTCCTTCCGACTCTAAAGAGATACACAAAAACAGACTGCTCCGAGCCATTTATGCAATGCACGAGGCAAGAAAGGCTGATGGACGGGCATTTGGTGAATTGCTGCGCCAGTCAGTCTCCTCATCCCTTCGCCTTATTATTATCGTAGGAGGGTTAGTTGTATTCTTCTCGGTAATGATGGAGTTACTTATTCAAACCGGATGGCTAAGCGGGTTATATGCCATTACGGAACAACTGCTTTTATATACGGGATTCCCCCCTGCCTTATCCCACAGCCTCGTAGGCGGATTATTCGAAGTCACTCTGGGGGCCAAAGAAGCAGGAGGAGCCGGTACATCCATTCCACTCGTGTACAAAGCTGCTGCTGCTGCTTTTGTTCTCTCCTGGGGCGGGTTATCTGTTCATGCTCAGATCATGAGTGTCCTGAGCAACACTCCTATGAGATATGGTCCCTTTCTGTTTGCCAGAGCCGTCCATGCTCTCATTGCGCCCATACTTGTATTATTGCTATGGATTCCGATGATGAACGATTCCGAGTGGCCTGTTTGGTTCCAAACGGGTGCCTCGCCCGAATTATTTTCGTATACACCAGACTGGGGACAGATTCTGTTTACGGGAATAGGTGTATTTGGAGGCGTAATCCTTTTACTGCTGATGCTTTCTCTGATGAGTCCCTTTTTCTTACCTCAACGTATGAAAAAATAA
- the cyoE gene encoding heme o synthase: MDNPLRYQASSESATRSAPPMKTGTWKDFIHITKPGILRTNLIAVFGGFWLASQWDINYGKMLLTLLGTVLIMASSCVFNNYFDRELDLKMERTRNRSLPTGRLTPKVVLSYAIILGVLGLSVLFSFSGVLAGLCGIFGMFVYVIMYTLWLKRSSTWSTSIGGLSGAMPPVIGYVAVTGRMDLGAWLLLAMLFLWQPPHFWALAIRRVEDYRAGGFPLLPVVKGIERTKVQMIPYLVLQIFVPVLMYAYGYAGIFYLTISLILSVLWLYYALKGFRAHNTDAWAKKVFLYSINYLSLSFILMILDTVHK, encoded by the coding sequence GTGGACAATCCGTTGAGATACCAGGCTTCTTCCGAATCGGCAACACGATCTGCGCCTCCAATGAAAACAGGGACGTGGAAAGATTTTATCCATATTACGAAACCGGGTATTCTTCGAACCAACCTTATTGCAGTTTTTGGTGGCTTTTGGCTTGCATCCCAGTGGGACATCAACTACGGCAAAATGCTGCTGACCCTGCTTGGAACGGTGCTGATTATGGCTTCTTCCTGTGTCTTTAACAATTATTTTGACCGTGAACTTGATCTCAAAATGGAACGTACCCGCAACAGGTCCTTGCCAACAGGACGTTTAACACCCAAAGTCGTTCTATCCTATGCCATTATTTTGGGTGTGCTTGGATTATCCGTACTCTTTTCCTTTTCCGGAGTACTTGCAGGATTATGCGGCATTTTCGGCATGTTTGTCTATGTGATTATGTACACCCTTTGGTTAAAGCGTTCGTCAACATGGAGCACCTCCATTGGTGGGCTTTCAGGTGCAATGCCACCAGTCATCGGGTATGTCGCAGTAACCGGAAGGATGGATCTTGGTGCATGGCTGCTTCTGGCCATGTTGTTTTTATGGCAGCCTCCACACTTCTGGGCGCTCGCAATCCGCAGAGTGGAAGATTATCGGGCTGGCGGATTTCCGTTATTGCCGGTTGTGAAGGGGATTGAACGGACCAAGGTTCAGATGATTCCTTATCTGGTTTTGCAAATTTTTGTCCCGGTCCTCATGTATGCTTACGGGTACGCAGGAATCTTCTATCTTACCATTTCGCTAATACTTTCCGTGCTGTGGCTGTACTACGCACTTAAAGGCTTTCGTGCACACAATACAGATGCCTGGGCCAAAAAGGTATTCCTTTACTCCATTAACTATCTATCTTTGAGTTTTATCTTGATGATTCTGGATACAGTGCACAAATGA